DNA sequence from the Vicia villosa cultivar HV-30 ecotype Madison, WI linkage group LG3, Vvil1.0, whole genome shotgun sequence genome:
AGTTCTTTTCCCAAAAAACTCGTCCTCCTCTATGCTGAGTTAGTTGTGCTTATATATGGGAGAATTAGGGTTAATAGTTTAGGAAAGAATCACTTGATTTGGATGGAgaaatttgattcaaaaatatcaacaaaatctttctatttttgattttattctttcAATCTCTTCCCACGATTCCATGGCTCCCATGATTGATATTGAAGTGGTTAAATATTTGGTGaatgatttaataaaatttatttcattaaaatttgaatttatttgatttaatttgaatttaaatgaataaaatcaaatgtaaataaaataaaaatcatgaaataaattttatatggCCAATGGACTCCTTTTGGGCTTAATACCACGTGGGAAGTTCAAACATTGAGGCCCATTTGAAGAAAAATCAAGGTTACTCCATGTTGGCTTCATGAACTTTTCTCCAAAATTGCTCAACTTCGACCctgcgtatctctctcaattttaaccatatgaaggtgttcttgaacattttagaaagctcaagatgtcttttaaaacctccttttggtttcatctcaattgagtttaccatgttcatgtACCACTCTTTGAAAGAAAAGGACtatttgttgactttcaaaaggacctataatgttttggctcatatctctcaaatgaagcattttttgccttgacttgtgagagacaaagttgtagagaattcaatttccttcaaaaaggctttggttgggaagtttctgatgttccatgtgaaagttatggctggtcaaagttgggttgacttttagtccaaaaaccctaatttagaaactttgagttttgttgatttgaaGCTTTActggatgaatcatgatcaaacattgatcaaatgatgaataatacttcaaaataaggattctgaccaaaaatcaggaattttgactgtattttgaccacagttgtcttttaggtcaaactggtcgactatTGATCAAtcgagcaatcttgtgaatcaaagcttgaaatatagtgggcaaattttggggtatgacaatgaacAAAGTGTTCCAGGCGGAGATCGACGATATGCTCGAAGTctatatggacgatatgatcgtcaaatcccaagaGGAGACCGATCATGCCGTTCACCTCAATAAAGTTTTCTAACAAGCCCGGAGGTGCAAAATGAGGTCTAATCCTGAAAAATGCACCTTCGGGGTCCTAGCAGGAAAGTTTCTCGGTTTCTACCTAACAGAAAGAGGGATCGAGGCGAACCCGGACAAATGCAAATCCTTTTCAGAGTTCCCGACGCCAAACTCCAAGAAATCCATCCAATCCCTAAACGGCATGCTCACATCACTATCCAGATTCGTAGCCAAATCGGCCCAGCATGCCCTCCCACTTTTCAAACTTCTCCGAAAGGAAACAACTTTCGAATAGACGGACGAATGCGAGCGCGCCCTTTCTCATCTCAAGAAAGCCCTCTCGCTCCCACCCGTGCTCTCGAGGCCCGAAACCGGGGAAATCCTCTATCTCTATCTTGCTGTCGCGACCGAGGCCGTTAGCGCTGCCCTCATCAGAGAAACCCCGGAAGGCCAAAGACCCATCTATTTTACGAGCAAAGCGCTCCAGGGCCCCGAGATCAGGTATcagcagatcgagaaagtcgccctCGCACTGATCACAGCGGCTAGAAGGATGAGGCACTACTTCTTGGCACACACTATAGTCGTGCGCACTGAACAACCCATAAAGCAGTTATTAGGGCGTCCCGATATGGTCGGAAGAATGCTCCGCCGGTCCCTGGAACTCTCAGAATTCGATAAAAAGTACGAGGGAAGAAAAGCACTTAAAGCACAGGTCCTAGCGGACTTCATAGCCGAAATGGCCTTCCCCGACACAACGACATGTAACGCTCACAAATGGACCCTGTACGTAGACGGGGCTTCCAGCTCGTCCGGGAGCGGAGCAGACATCATTTTGTAGAACGGAGAAGGGACACTAATAGAAGTATCGCTATCACTCTCTTTCCCGACCTCTAATAACCAAGCAGAATACGAAGCACTGCTCGCAGGACTACGTCTCGCCGACGACCTAGAGGCCGAGGAGATCGAAGTGTTCACTGATTCCCAACTGGTAGCTTCACACATTTTCGGTGAATACCAAGTCAAAAGTGACCACCTCGCCGGATACCTGAACCTCGTGCGTGAAAAGATGGCCCAGTTCAAAAGCGCCAAGGTAAAGCATATCCCGAGAGAGCATAATTCTCGGGCAGACGTTCTATCAAAACTCGCCAGCACAAGGAAGAAAGGTGGCAATAAGTCTGTAATCCAAGAGATACTACCCAGACCCAGCACCGAACCTTTGGCCGGGCTAACGCTCGTCAGCGCGATCGGAGACGCGTCTTGCTGGATGACCCCCGTGTACAACTGCCTAACGAGCGATCTCCTTACGAATGACCCTAAAGAGGCCTCCGTGATTATAAGAAGAGCCTGCTCGTACGTCCTGGTCGAGAATCGACTCTACCGACGAGGGTTCTCCATATCCCTCCTTAAGTGCGTTGAAGAGGGCACATCCCCCCACATACTCCGAGAGATACGCGAAAGAATCAAATCCCAACACCTAGGGGGAATATCCCTCGCCAGGAAAGCACTCCGAGCAGGGTACTACTGGCCCACCATGCAGAACGACGCTAAAGAATACGTAAAAAAGTGCGACAAATGCCAACGCTTCGGAGACATGCACCTCGCGCCCCCAACGAACTCAAGTCTTTATCCTCTCCCTGGCCGTTCGCGTGGTGGGGCATGGACCTCCTCGTCCCATTCGTGACCGGGATCAATAAGAACAAATACCTCATAGTCGcggtcgactacttcaccaaatggatcgagGTCGAACCATTGGCCAAAATCACATCTCTAAACGTACTACgcttctacaaaagaaacatcctcgcccGGTTCGGAGTTCCCCTAGCCatcatcaccgacaacggcaccaAGTTCCCCGACAGGCATTTCTAAGAGTTCGTCACGAAGTTAGGAACTAAGCAACACTTCGCATCAGTCGAACACCCCCAGACGAACGGGCAAGCCGAGGCCGCTAACAGAGTAATTATGAGGGGCATCAAAATAAGGTTGGACGAAATCAAAAAGGGATGGACCGAGgagctacacagcgtcctctgggccTACCGCACCACCTCCCATTCCACTACCGGGGAGACTCCCTTTCGACTTACATGCGGGAcggaagccgtgatccccgtcgaaGTACATGTGCCCACCAGGCGCGTTGAGTAACCCCTCGAAACAGAGGGCAACCTCGAGGCAATTAGAGAAGAGCTCGACCTTGTCGGAGAAATCCGAACAGGAGCCGCTCTGCGCGAAGCTTCACTCAAACAAAAAATTGCCCTACGACATGACACAAAGGTCATCAAACGGGAATTCGAGATAAATAGCTTAGTACTCAAAAGAAACCACAAGGATTCCCGCGAGGGCAAATTGGCCGCAAATTGGGAAGGCCCCTATCGTGTCCGGGCAAAGACCGAAAACGGGGCatactatttggaaaacttacaAGGAGAAGAAATCGCTCGACCTTGGAACACTGAAAAGCTCAAGCAATATTACAGCTAAAACGCAGGTGCGGCCCGGATACACGTCGAGCACCTCCAAATGAAACAAAAAGATAGAAGCTCGCTCTCTTAATCGAGCAGACTCCTTGTCCTTCGAGGGGCATGAATACCGAGCATCCCCGTCGTAAACGAGTACCATGACGGCAGAACACCCCGCTCAcgaggggaccgttcacgccatgagGCTCAGAACTCAGCACAACGAGGCCTGAGACTCACCCTCGCCAGGCACATGTCCCCGGCCATCGACCACTGTTCCACACACTTGGCGATCAATACATTACAGTCGAGCAAATCTCGTAATTAAGCAAAAACAAATATACACGCGAAAATTATAGCAACAACAGTACTTTATTTCATCGTCCACAAAGGCATTACAAAATACACACATCAAACAAAGGAAAAACGCGTCATTCTGCCCGACGtacgaactcctccgaatgaaggtACTGATATaagtcctcatcccactcagtctcggAACCGTCAGCGTTGGTCACAAccctcacgcctgaagactgagcctgcGCGTCCAGACTGTGGGCCTCCTGAGAACGGGAAGCAGATCCGAACGAAgccttcttctccttctccttcacctccttcattCCGCGAGAACATGAAGTTGAAGAAACCCtttttcccttagcgccacccattcctgcataaaaatgaagaaggaaaggcccataagacctccttttatagaAAAAGAAAGGGGACAGAAACGCTTGTGAAACGGACAAGTCATTAAAAGACAAAGCCGTTGGAAACCAACGACACGCCATCCAAGGagtcagaacgcatgcacacagACTTAAAAAAAAACGAGCACActaaaggcgttaaaaataaagtacttgcaaattaaaacggacatgTAGCCCGATAAGTGTGCTCGACTACGACCATAACGGCCGAGCCGGTAATATCATTACAAATCAAAATGGGGGGCATACCCCAGGGAACATAACAACAGAAAACAATGGCACGCAGGCCAAAAACTTAAACACAGAAAATCTTCATGCACCTTCCTCCATCTGAACTTCCCCGGTCTCCTGGGTCGCAGGCTCCTCCCCGAAATCCGGAGAGACAATTTGGTCGCCATCCACGCGGTGATACGGCCCGGTGCCCTCGCTCACCAACTCCACCTCTGGGTTCTTCAACTTGAGCTGGGCTACAGTGGAATTATAGGTGTCCTCGGCGGCAGCAACACAATCGCCTCCCAATACCCGTATGTACTGAATCAAATCCGCCCGGGTCAAGAGGGCCTTCTCCTCGTCTGTCTCATCCTCGGCTGGAGCCTGATATCGACGCAGGGAAGCCTCCTTCACTGAGGAAGACATCATCACCCCATACAGATTCCGGTAAAGCAGAGTGTACTGGCCCTGCACGACCGCCAGAGCGACTTCTTTGGCACTCAGTTGAGCCTTCACGGCCGCCAACTCCTCACCCTGCTCTTGCAGCTGCTGATCCCGTTCCTCCAAGGCAGAAACCTTGCTCTTAACGTCCTCCTCGAGTCTCCTCATGGCCTACGCAGACAAAGGAGCCGAACGAGCATATTGAATAGTGAGCTCAAGGACCCTAACCACAACAGCAGCATCTTGCACCAAGAACCGCTGACGAACAGACGGGTCCAGGCCTTCAATGTGGAGGGACTTCGCCTGAGGAATAGTCAGAGAAGGCCCTCCCTCGAAGAATCGGGGCTGAAGGAAACAGGAGGGCAGAGTAAAGACATCACCAGCCTCCTCCCGGGTCAGATCCACAGCCTCGACCCTTTGTCGGTTGTGACGGACTAGAGCGTCCGGATCCGATTGTTGACGGAGGGGAGAAGGAAGAACAACTGCAGGCCTCAACGAATCCCCTTGATCAGACGCTCGAAGTGGAGAGCCAGCAACAgcaggagaagagaaagaagtgtcTGAACTGGTCACCGGAGACTTTTGCACAACAGTCAACCGGGGACCAGCACTCTTTTTGACAGCCGCTTTAGCTTTGCTTGCCTGTTTGAGCATCCGGTCATGGTGCACCCGATCCATTGATTCTGGAAAAAAAAAATATACGAAAAGTATAAGAGTCAGCCCGTCATAGATCGCTACCGTAAAATTATAACATTAATAATAAGTTAGGCGCGAAACGAAAGAGGGGGGCAGGTACCCAAGTAGGCCGCTGCACCCTCATCGGTCCCGCTGGTCAGAAGATCCTTTATACTGATCACGCCTGACTCTCTGACAATAACCCCTTTTTCATCAACAACAGGTCTCCCTGACCGATCCAATTTCGCAACCGGGGGAAGACCCTGCACGAACTTCTGGAGGATGGCATAATCCGCCCGAGCATCCTCGTCCAAATTTGAAATCTTAGTAATATATTGATCGGTCCCGTACTCAAAATGGTCCCGGGACCAGAAAAACCTAAACTTCTGCCTGCGGGTAGTAACAGGATCTCCAATATCATTGAGCACCGGACGACCGTGAATATCTAAGGTCGGCACCCGAGCAAAAACGCTGTCATGGGCCTCCTGAGACTGAGGACGGATAAGGAAGAAACACGACTTGTAGTTTTTCAGAGAATCCGAATAGGACTTGAAAATCTTCCTAGACTGTTTCAGGGACACCCACCCGAAACGACCATCCATTACCTTCCGCTGCAcacagaagatgaaaaagaataaAGGGATTGTCGCCGCTATTTTCAAGTGGGAACAAGTCAACTCGAACGCCCGGATAAAAGCAATCGCATTAGGATGAAGCTGCCAGGGAGTCACCTCCAGGTGATTGAAAACGGCCATCTGAAACTCGGTAAAGGGCACGCGGAACCCCATCTCTCAAAAAACCACCTCATACATCGGGATCAGGTCGGGGGCGTACACGTCGCAGATGCGGTCCTCCTCAGCAGGGACAAGAACCGACCACCCATTCTAAGACGCATCCCTAGCAGGGTCGACGTGGCCCCCAATCTCCAAAAAGATATCTGAACTGTCCTCCACGAAGTGACTCTCAATATGGAGCGCCTCTTGGAGCACCCAAGCCGACAGAGGCACCCTTTGCGGAGCCGGGAGAGTCGAGGACGACGATCCTGACGTGGACGGGCGCCTGCATCGGCCATGTTCACCTGAAAAACAGGGGAGAATAGTGAATTCGACAGtacaatcaaatccacccttccaccaccgtTTAGAGTGAAAGGGCGCGCCAACATTCCGGGGACGAAGCAGCCCCCAGTCGTATCCCTCCCAAAGAAATGGCTGCCGAACAGAGGTTGACTCGAGCCAAAGGAAAAAGCTAGTATCCATACTACGTCAGGGTAACACACTTTCAACAGAAAACCCAAAAACGCCTCAAAGGGTAATCTAAATCCTCAAACGATAGTCAACGAATCGAAAGGTGGCTCAAAGCAGGTAACCCAGTCGCGTACAGCCATTGAAGGCGGAGAAACCAATCATCTCCACCGTCTGCCATCAATAAACTCCTAAAACCTTCCTCAAAACCATTCTTAAAGGTCTACCCTAACCACATGCAAACGATTTCTAAAACAAATCAAAGCATAAAAAACCAGAAACAAAGGGAAAAACGAACTTACGAGTAAGATTCTGAAGGAAGAAacaaaggttgaagaagaagcgTTGCGGCGGAGCTCACGATCGGCGACGGAGAGAAGAGAGCGAAGAAGAcgaatttgaaaagtttggggAAAATGACAACCCCTGATATTTATAAGCACTTGAGAACGTCACGTGCGCGGTACGCGAGCTCTGGGAACAGAATGGCCATCATTAACCCTAGCGGCCTACGAGTAGGGTAGCCATCATTTCGCATTAAATGTGACACGTCCCCCAACTGACAACTCTGAAGCGACACGCTTCCTAACTCCCGGCCTGACCCTTCTTCTCCCCGGAAGCTTAGGACCAATCTCCCTCGGAAACACCAGGTTCGCTTCCCCGGAAGATCTCCTCTGACCGACGCCCTCTAAGTCGTCACTCCCACGAgcagaagcaacgacttggggggctcctgttctggaccgacCCAATCACTCCAATTGGGCCAATCCAGCCTTCGGCCCAAGGCACTCTAGACACGCGCGCGACAACCCCCCCGGTCCACTCCGGGAAAACGCCAGACGTAACCGAGCACGCAGGAGCCTCGTGCCCGGTAGCAGCCAGCTCTCGCATCATCCAGATTCGCGCCTTACAAAGCGGAGCCTATTTCGCTTAGGGCAactctataaatagccctctaaccccagagggcaaggtaatctttttcttaccccgaaaacctctcactttgttgtacctcgTTGATCacctacttactttggcatcggagtgccttgcaggtacaaccatttTTACTCCTTCTCAACCGCTCCGGATTTCAAGCCTtctttgttgctggccatctgatctgctcggtaagatcaattGGTTTAATTGATTATTCTTAAAATGtcattttagatattttatcttcttgttataattttttttatatcaaattgcaaaaaaaaaaatcacttaaatttgaaactatttcaaatagtttttttccataaaaataattttaaaaatatacttttttttttttgtaaaaattgtgattttaactatgttttgatcttcaataatgtatatttatgttattggatgtcaaaattaatttttaatttataaaaataatattaaaaaaattataatattttaaaaaacattttcataattccatttttaaaaatacaatgaaataaaatctatttttaaagtTAAACAAACGGACTTTATATAAAATTGattcatattaaaaataatttgaatggAGGGTGATTTATGTTTGCATAACTTTTAGACtattgagttgaacaataaattttaaaataaaaataatgtttaaGTTCAAAAACTACACAATCTAACTTTAAATACAATCAAttataaagagaaaaataattctattaaaaaaaaaacaaacatcacaaaaccattctaaaatcaattttacatttttaaaattctttaagAAATTTCAAGTGTAGAAAGCACATGGAGTTGCTTAACTAAAATCAAGGTCGAGATAGGATTATGGCAATGGTACCTTCCCAAAAGGACAAAGTAGCAAAGAGAGACATTTGACTGGTACTTTACTTTCTTGTAGTGTACTGAGGTGTGTCACTTTGTCATCAATGACTCAACATTTCCGATTAATTAGCCTGCAACTCTCATCTCAATGCTGCTCGACTTCAATTCAAAGTTCATTTTAGCTTTATATCGctaaaattcattttatttaatgTGCATAATGCTAACGAATGTCACTAGAATattgtttaaataatttaaaaaagtaaTAATGTCTATGTTAGAAAATGaagaatttattatttttatatgtggCTCGCTTGTAATTTTAAATACTTAGCTACAAAGTACttgaattaaattattaaaaaataataaattaataaaaataaactattGGTTTGTGAGAAATTGAGAATTATTaaaagagtattttttttttttaaatatatacgaGCTTGCCAAACAAAACTTAAAATATGATAATTATAATTGAACTAGTAGTAAACTTGAATAGGTATTATACgcacatttatttttaaaatataataaaaataaaataaagataaattgtTAACTAAAAGAAGTCGTTTTTtttaaaagacatatttttatttatatttatatcataaatataattgttttcttattataaaaatatttgaattaataatatatttttttcatatataaatatatttttttaatattatttataaaaatatttaaatcaacagtaaacttattcccgtttataaaataacaccatttataaaaatatttgaatctaacaatatatttttcacatataaaaatatttggatcaacaaTAAATTGGTTATCATATTTGTATTTATGTGtcatattttatctttttaaaaaataatattaaataaataaaatttaaagaaaataaatttaaaaaataaaataacacttaCTTTGACAAATGCTAAAATTTGTATATATATCGTAAACTTGGTAAAATAGAataattgtaaaaatattttttctttatgtAAACAAAATCATAATAAACAGTAGGTGAAAGTTGTTATATATTTTGTCACATTGAATGCATTAATGGAATTGAaacgattttttatttttttttcaactcTAATTTATTTAGAGTAGGAAGTGGGGATGcatattaaaattgtgttttaccTGAGGAAACAAATTGTGTTTACACTTCCATGTCAAAAGGATGatagattttttctttttgtgttaCACTATGTTCACCATTCTATCAAGTTGAGATGCTGCCAATCATAATAGTAATATTTTGTGACCTTATCAATATTATTGTTGTAGTTTATTGTAGTTAGAGAATTATATGATGCATctgtaaagaaaaaaaaaagaaatttcacAGTAATCAAAATTGATggatacaattattttttatcttttatattttttaaaaagagaTTTTTTAGAAGCGCCTACGTATCTTTGTTAGtgctaattaaataaaacaatactATAGATGTTGTAATATGCTCTCTTTGAAGAGGGTGATGAAAATGCTCCATTTGTTCTAACGCATTCTCAAAGGATTTTATAAGGATGGTGAACACTAAAATATTATCTTCTATTCTATTGACTGAAATtggataaatttttttaatttttatgagaCGCTAAGGTGGAATATatgtaaattttaattaatagtaTAAAAGATAGTGTTAAAATATGCTAAGGTGGAATGTATATAAATTTTAACTACTAGTACAAAGGATAGTGttaaaaagtattttttaatGAGAGAGTGAGTGTTAAAATATGTGTTGGGGAATTTATTGTTTACACACATCTTTTGAATAAATGTTGTTAAAACATTTGTGTATAAATGTGTCTAACTCTGATTTTTTGCTCCCTGAGATTAGCTCGTTTATGTATATGCCAATTGTTTGGTTGTTGCTCTTGTTTGGGAGACAACACTCAACCTCTGCAAAAGTCAATCTTTGAATTTCAAAGATCGGTTATTGAGATTTGAATGACTGAGGTTGTTTTTGTCAAACAATAGAAAAGCTAAATCATTTTACTAGAATTAGTTAGTATATATTAGTAGTAGTGAATAACATAGTATTCcaatttcataaaaatatattCCAATATCATAGAAATCATGTAAGTTAACTATCATCAAATCAAATCATTAAGCTTTCTCTAAAAAAAATTGGTCAAAAGTTGCATAAAAAATTTACTCCCTCAATCTTATATTAAATATCTTATTTGAATTCTACGcagtttttaagaaaataattttatgtgttaattttaataataaaattaattaatattattatttgctaaaatacttttatttattataagtgGAATTATTGAAAAACGTGAAAATTAATAATATGATAATGAAAATATGCCCTGCTTTGATATTAAACTAAAAACAAATGAAAGTGATTGTAAATGTGAAAGGTGACTTGTAATAAAAACTTCCCTATACAGCTGCTAAAATTGACTAGTAAgaactaaaaaagaaaaaaaacataaactaaGGATGATAAAAATGTCAATCCATTATGTTGGATTGGAAATCTTAGACTATTTACGATGGTttc
Encoded proteins:
- the LOC131657462 gene encoding uncharacterized protein LOC131657462, whose translation is MRRLEEDVKSKVSALEERDQQLQEQGEELAAVKAQLSAKEVALAVVQGQYTLLYRNLYGVMMSSSVKEASLRRYQAPAEDETDEEKALLTRADLIQYIRVLGGDCVAAAEDTYNSTVAQLKLKNPEVELVSEGTGPYHRVDGDQIVSPDFGEEPATQETGEVQMEEGA